From a region of the Oncorhynchus tshawytscha isolate Ot180627B linkage group LG14, Otsh_v2.0, whole genome shotgun sequence genome:
- the LOC112267009 gene encoding inverted formin-2, which produces MESAIAPPPPPPPPPPPPPLAPPPPPPAPSPRPPPPPGIGFGPSTGRQLNVSKMRNFNWDAIPKHVVVGKHNIWTEEKTLGEYELDTRRIEELFSHSQQQGQGQKALNRQSIRGKPTNSQGTEVVSILNSKRSMNVGIFLKQFKRPVGDMIKDISSGNGLKFGTGKLKELCKLLPEKEEVKQLVGFKGDQSALPEADLFMMLLIKVPSYEERLNSLVLKEEFFPLMDEMKQSIATMITAGKELLESDDLHSVIRLVLKTGNYMNAGGYAGSAIGFRVASLLKLVDTRANKPGMNLMHYVVMQAQKVDVALLKFPDKLTHIADAARIHKEDIESEFQRELKKVKEAKEEAQKQEELRAQMENFLKEAECRLAETELSLQSLGSVSDSVAEYFCEDPSKFRLNECCSIFNSFCEKFLKAIQENRDREVAEVKRRTRDRLLSDANAAKRRSTATCSIRDKAVEGVALESVLRKVLTSRVSQRRKGSGMPSPTISRLSEVPIQANLPSAERGNRGCVKATEVCKENEWNSARDLAGTSQSDQKDQSHSKRNLKENVVPHPEETQQNPKKPHGSTQPTRRTGSSSSSSCTSTGRPISVTMKDKEEKEEEEGNEEEAQKLREVSRKVLRYQSSRGSLSSEEYGLEQQKSPNATNNTNTSTRSPNATSTNATSSTISTITTTSPHQRTFQEDRQRLLGDACRGSESLARYLLNPHLSPKEILNRRHTFTLTPKAPPTEEEEEDDLFTFPATPSPTLGVTGRMKSEDTDLKSLKQRASGGPNRTNLPGHSEKPCVRGLVSNSSMSKHIDLTTSLNIPRDSENRGLEVVTIPHHSETSGAQQEKVSNSLSAAERPTHIELGELNQDKSSSIVKTKPPSLHLELNQNQDEEIKEFSPAPLHILVSQKPKQADPPQSPKHNMANPSKSPKPKLSEGNGFMSFFKRLGERSKPM; this is translated from the exons ATGGAATCAGCAATcgctccaccacctcctcctcctcctcctcctccaccacctccccttgcccccccaccacctccccctgccccctcccccaggccccctcctccccctggcaTAGGCTTCGGGCCATCCACAGGCCGTCAGCTTAATGTCTCCAAGATGCGTAACTTCAACTGGGATGCGATCCCCAAACACGTGGTGGTGGGCAAACACAACATCTGGACGGAAGAGAAGACCCTGGGAGAGTATGAGCTGGACACTAGGAGGATTGAGGAGCTGTTCAGTCATAGccagcagcagggacagggacaaaaGGCtctgaacagacagagtatcaGAGGCAAGCCAACCAACAGCCAGGGCACAGAAGTG GTCTCCATTCTGAACTCCAAGAGGAGCATGAATGTTGGGATCTTCCTGAAACAGTTCAAGAG gCCAGTAGGGGACATGATCAAGGACATCAGTTCAGGAAACGGATTGAAATTTGGGACAGGTAAACTGAAGGAGCTGTGTAAGCTGCTGCCAGAGAAAGAAGAG gtgaagCAGCTAGTTGGGTTTAAAGGGGACCAGTCAGCTCTTCCTGAAGCAGACCTGTTTATGATGCTACTTATCAAGGTTCccag TTATGAGGAGCGCCTCAACAGTTTAGTTCTCAAAGAAGAGTTTTTTCCACTCATGGATGAAATGAAACAATCCATCGCCACCATGATCACAGCTGGAAAAG agCTGTTAGAGAGTGACGATCTACACTCTGTGATCCGCCTGGTTCTGAAGACTGGAAACTACATGAACGCT GGTGGCTATGCCGGCAGTGCCATTGGCTTCAGGGTGGCATCGCTACTGAAACTAGTGGACACAAGGGCCAACAAACCAGGCATGAACCTCATGCACTATGTAGTCATG CAAGCTCAGAAGGTTGATGTGGCCCTGCTGAAATTCCCGGACAAACTCACACACATCGCTGATGCAGCAAG GATCCATAAGGAGGACATAGAGAGTGAGTTTCAGAGAGAATTGAAGAAAGTAAAGGAGGCGAAGGAGGAGGCGCAGAAACAGGAGGAGCTACGGGCTCAGATGGAGAACTTTCTCAAG GAAGCAGAGTGTCGTCTGGCTGAGACTGAGCTCTCTCTGCAGTCGCTGGGTTCAGTCAGTGACTCAGTGGCTGAGTACTTCTGTGAAGACCCCAGCAAGTTCAGACTGAATGAATGCTGCTCCATCTTCAACTCTTTCTGTGAGAAATTCCTGAAGGCCATCCAG GAGAACCGTGATCGTGAGGTGGCGGAGGTAAAGAGGAGAACCAGAGACAGACTGCTGAGTGATGCTAATGCTGCTAAACGCCGTTCCACCGCCACCTGCTCCATACGGGACAAGGCCGTGGAGGGTGTGGCCCTGGAGTCCGTACTACGGAA ggtcCTGACCAGTCGTGTGTCCCAAAGGAGAAAAGGCTCGGGCATGCCCTCCCCCACCATTAGCAGACTGTCAGAGGTTCCCATTCAAGCAAACCTTCCCTCGGCAGAACGGGGAAATCGAGGTTGTGTCAAGGCCACGGAGGTGTGTAAGGAGAATGAGTGGAACTCAGCCAGAGATCTGGCTGGGACCTCTCAGAGTGACCAGAAGGACCAGTCCCACAGCAAAAGGAACCTGAAGGAGAATGTGGTTCCACATCCTGAGGAGACACAGCAGAACCCTAAGAAACCACATGGTTCTACACAGCCAACCAGGAGAACCGGTAGCAGCAGCTCCTCCTCCTGCACCTCCACAGGTAGACCCATCTCAGTGACGATGAAGGacaaggaggaaaaggaggaggaggagggaaatgaGGAAGAAGCCCAGAAGTTGCGTGAAGTGTCCAGGAAGGTTCTGAGGTATCAGAGCAGCCGTGGTAGTCTTTCGTCTGAGGAGTACGGCCTGGAGCAGCAGAAGTCTCCTAATGCCACCAATAATACTAACACCTCCACAAGATCACCTAACGCTACGTCCACTAATGCTACAtcctccaccatctccaccatcaccaccacctcccctcACCAGAGGACCTTCCAAGAGGACAGACAGCGGCTGCTGGGAGATGCATGTAGAGGCAGCGAGAGCCTGGCTAGATACCTCCTcaaccctcacctctcccccaAGGAAATACTCAACCGCAGACACACCTTCACCCTCACCCCTAAAGCCCCTCCtactgaggaagaggaagaggatgatctGTTTACTTTTCCTGCTACACCATCTCCTACTCTGGGGGTCACAGGGAGGATGAAGTCAGAAGACACTGATCTGAAGTCCCTGAAACAAAGAGCCTCTGGAGGACCTAACCGTACCAACCTCCCTGGCCACTCTGAGAAGCCTTGTGTCCGAGGCCTGGTGTCAAATAGCTCCATGTCAAAACACATAGACTTGACAACAAGTCTCAACATCCCCAGGGACTCTGAAAACAGAGGCTTGGAGGTAGTCACCATCCCTCACCACTCTGAGACATCTGGTGCCCAGCAGGAGAAGGTGTCCAACAGCTTGTCAGCAGCAGAGAGGCCTACACACATAGAGCTAGGAGAGCTGAACCAAGACAAGAGCTCCTCTATAGTCAAGACAAAACCTCCCTCCTTACACCTAGAACTGAACCAGAACCAGGATGAGGAGATAAAGGAGTTTTCTCCCGCTCCTCTCCATATACTCGTCTCCCAGAAACCCAAACAGGCTGACCCTCCTCAGAGCCCCAAACACAATATGGCTAACCCTTCTAAGAGCCCGAAGCCCAAACTTTCAGAGGGCAACGGATTCATGTCTTTTTTTAAACGCCTGGGAGAGAGGAGCAAGCCAATGTGA